In a single window of the Renibacterium salmoninarum ATCC 33209 genome:
- the xerD gene encoding site-specific tyrosine recombinase XerD: MTETPIPSALTRALREYLQHLAVERGLAANTLAAYRRDLTRYTNFLASQGVRTPEQISRKNVTDFAQALSTGSDGATALGVRSAARCIVALRGMHKFWALEATTTADPASEVHPPMAGRRLPKAISVAEVTKILEASGSDTATGLRDRALLEFLYSTGARISEAIGLDVDDVVGANSVGNDQSGPAVVRLFGKGSKERIVPLGSYGARAIEAYLVRGRPLLSATGKATPALFLNVRGGRLSRQSAWAILKTAAEKAEISKVVSPHTLRHSFATHLLEGGADVRVVQELLGHASVTTTQVYTLVTADTLREVYASAHPRALG, from the coding sequence GTGACAGAAACGCCCATTCCGTCCGCGTTGACGCGGGCACTGCGCGAATATCTGCAGCATCTGGCGGTCGAGCGGGGCTTGGCAGCCAATACTCTTGCCGCGTATCGCCGTGATTTGACTAGATATACGAACTTTTTGGCCAGCCAAGGCGTGCGGACGCCGGAACAAATTAGCCGGAAGAACGTCACCGATTTCGCCCAAGCATTGAGCACCGGTTCAGACGGAGCTACCGCTTTGGGCGTCCGTTCCGCAGCACGATGCATCGTTGCGCTGCGCGGAATGCACAAGTTCTGGGCGCTTGAAGCCACCACGACGGCTGACCCTGCCAGCGAGGTGCACCCACCGATGGCTGGCCGACGGCTGCCAAAAGCAATCAGCGTCGCAGAGGTAACCAAAATCTTGGAAGCTAGCGGGAGCGACACTGCAACCGGGCTACGTGATCGAGCGCTCCTAGAGTTTCTCTACTCGACTGGAGCGCGGATCTCTGAAGCGATCGGGCTGGACGTTGACGACGTCGTGGGCGCTAACAGTGTTGGCAACGATCAATCTGGTCCTGCCGTCGTTCGGCTCTTTGGCAAAGGCTCTAAAGAACGAATTGTCCCGTTAGGCTCCTATGGCGCGCGCGCCATCGAGGCATACCTAGTGCGCGGCCGACCATTGCTATCTGCAACCGGTAAGGCGACGCCAGCACTTTTCCTCAACGTGCGCGGCGGTCGGTTGAGCAGACAAAGCGCTTGGGCAATTCTCAAAACGGCTGCGGAAAAAGCCGAGATCAGCAAAGTGGTTTCGCCGCACACGTTGCGGCATTCCTTTGCCACCCATCTGCTTGAGGGTGGTGCCGATGTCCGAGTAGTCCAAGAACTGTTGGGTCACGCGTCGGTGACGACGACTCAGGTTTACACCTTGGTTACCGCTGATACTTTGCGCGAGGTCTATGCCTCTGCGCACCCGCGGGCGCTGGGCTAG
- a CDS encoding NUDIX domain-containing protein: MIQDSPDFRRVSARKTSYHGKIWDVVSDSIELSPWATPFTRDYIEHPGAVAVVVLDEAGRVLLIHQYRHPVRSSLWEIPAGLLDIQGEDFQAAAARELAEEADLEASDWRVLVDVFNSAGSSSEAVRIYLAQGISAVADTERHTRTEEEAEIQFRWVPLAEAKQAALAGRMHNSTAVIGVLAATAAIYSPDGLAGLRPGNAPWPEHPSQHPAL; encoded by the coding sequence ATGATCCAGGACAGCCCAGATTTTCGCCGCGTTTCGGCACGTAAAACGTCATATCACGGCAAAATCTGGGATGTGGTGAGCGATAGCATCGAATTGAGCCCCTGGGCGACTCCGTTTACCAGGGACTACATTGAGCATCCGGGGGCGGTTGCGGTGGTGGTGCTCGATGAGGCTGGTCGAGTGCTCTTGATCCATCAATACCGGCACCCGGTGCGCTCGTCATTATGGGAAATTCCTGCTGGCCTACTAGATATTCAGGGTGAAGATTTCCAAGCAGCTGCTGCTCGAGAACTTGCCGAAGAGGCCGATCTTGAGGCTTCTGATTGGCGAGTTTTGGTTGATGTTTTCAATTCCGCTGGATCGTCTTCAGAAGCGGTGCGAATTTATCTGGCCCAAGGCATTTCCGCTGTTGCTGATACCGAGCGACACACTCGGACTGAAGAAGAGGCCGAAATCCAGTTTCGCTGGGTGCCGCTAGCTGAGGCAAAGCAGGCGGCACTAGCTGGCAGAATGCATAATTCCACCGCCGTTATTGGCGTCTTGGCTGCTACAGCCGCTATTTACTCGCCCGATGGGCTAGCCGGTCTGCGGCCAGGAAATGCGCCGTGGCCAGAACACCCCTCGCAACATCCAGCACTGTGA